One Clostridium estertheticum DNA segment encodes these proteins:
- a CDS encoding ArsA family ATPase gives MRIILYTGKGGVGKTSVAAATACLIAKQGKKVLIMSTDQAHSLGDAFGIKLSNIPTKISDNLEAIEVDALIENGAIWGNIKGYLEKLMLSKTKKNIEVEELLVFPGFEDLISLLKIKQISDENNYEVLIVDCAPTGETMSLLKFPELFKWWMEKIFPMKRKVAKIAKPIIEGTIKIPVPDDKTFDEIETLYNKIDELHALMLQKDKVSLRIVTTPEKIVIKEAKRNFSYLHLYDFNVDAIIVNKIISEEGGKGYFEKWMKLQSENLKDISESFSPVPIFKTELMHSEVRNYESLLNMGESIFKEASPEKVLFKDKIFEVEKSSTDESYYLNINMPFVDKSELNLLQKGDEISISIKNEKRNFVLPQKLYSKKIVKASYEDGKLKIQML, from the coding sequence GTGAGAATTATTTTATATACAGGAAAAGGTGGAGTAGGAAAAACTAGTGTTGCAGCAGCAACCGCTTGCTTAATTGCAAAGCAGGGAAAAAAGGTGCTCATAATGAGTACCGATCAAGCTCATAGTCTGGGCGATGCTTTCGGTATAAAGCTATCTAATATTCCCACAAAAATTTCAGATAATTTAGAAGCTATAGAGGTAGATGCTCTTATTGAAAATGGAGCTATTTGGGGAAATATTAAGGGATATTTAGAAAAATTGATGCTATCAAAAACTAAAAAAAACATTGAAGTTGAAGAATTACTTGTGTTCCCAGGTTTTGAAGATCTAATTTCATTACTTAAAATTAAGCAGATTAGTGATGAAAATAATTATGAGGTGTTAATAGTTGATTGTGCTCCTACTGGAGAAACTATGTCACTTTTAAAATTCCCGGAGCTCTTTAAGTGGTGGATGGAGAAGATCTTTCCTATGAAAAGGAAGGTGGCTAAAATTGCAAAGCCAATAATTGAAGGTACAATAAAGATTCCAGTTCCTGATGATAAAACTTTTGATGAAATTGAAACCCTTTATAATAAAATTGATGAACTGCATGCTTTAATGCTCCAGAAGGATAAGGTAAGCCTTAGGATAGTTACTACTCCAGAAAAGATTGTTATTAAAGAAGCTAAAAGAAATTTTTCTTATTTGCACCTTTATGATTTTAATGTAGATGCAATAATTGTTAATAAAATAATTTCAGAGGAGGGGGGGAAAGGGTATTTCGAAAAGTGGATGAAGCTTCAAAGTGAAAACCTTAAAGATATAAGTGAAAGTTTTAGCCCTGTACCAATCTTTAAAACTGAGCTAATGCATAGTGAGGTTAGGAATTATGAATCCTTACTCAATATGGGGGAGAGCATATTTAAAGAGGCTTCTCCGGAGAAAGTGCTATTTAAGGATAAAATTTTTGAGGTTGAAAAATCAAGTACAGATGAAAGTTATTATTTAAATATAAACATGCCTTTTGTAGATAAAAGTGAATTGAATTTACTACAAAAGGGTGATGAGATTAGTATTTCCATTAAGAACGAAAAACGAAATTTTGTGCTTCCACAAAAATTATATTCAAAGAAAAT